Genomic DNA from Pirellulales bacterium:
GGCCCTGTTAGGGGCCGTTTCAAAATTTGGGAGGTTGACCCAGGCCTCCGCCGCCCAGATGGCTCCGGTCTGGGCTGGCAGAATCGGCTTTTCAGGCCGAGACGTTTCACGTTGCTCCCGCGCGGTTCACTTTTTCAACGAGGACATAAATTCGACAATGTCGCGCAGGTCGGATTTCGAAAGTGGCTTGGCGATGTCTTGTGGCATGGCCGATTTGCCGCTGGTGCGCTGATCGATTTTCGATTTCTCGACTGTGACGAGCTTTCCGTCGGGCGTCATCAGCGTGAGTTGTTTCGAATCTTCCGATTTCAGAATTCCCGCCACTTGCCGGCCATCGTCGAGAGCCAACACGACGGTTTCAAAACCCTTGGCGATCACCTTGTTCGGATCGACGACCGATTCCAACAGATATTCGCGCGGTTTCTCACCGCCGATCTTCGACAGATCGGGGCCGACCTTTCCGCCGGTGCCGGCAACCGTGTGGCAGCGGACGCAGCCGACTTCGGTGCGGTCGAAGAATATCGTGCGGCCGCGCTCGGCATCGCCGCCATAGAGCGATTCGCGATACGGATCGATCGATTCCTTCTTCGGCCGCAGCGTTTCGAAGCGCGCCAATTTCTCGCGCAGGGCCGGTGAATCGCGATGAGCGGCCGCTTCGAGAATATCAAGCTGCAATTCGTGCGGCGTCCGGCCGGCGAGCATCTTGTCGAACGACGCCGCGAGAATCGTGTCGCCTTGCGGCGATTTGATCGTGGCGAGCGTCGCCAAAGCCGCCTGCTGCTCCGCGGTGGTGCCGTCGGCCAATGCCGCTTCGAGCGGGCCGATCGCTTCGGCCGGATGCAATATCGCCAAAATCCGCCGAGCTTCGTTGCGCACGGCCGGCTCTGAATCCTTGAGCCCCGCAGCCACGACCGCATTCACGCGCGCATCGCGCAATTGCTCGATGGCCGACATGGCTTGAACGCGGACCGCGGCGGGTCGGCTGGTGTCGGTCGCCATCGCCACCAGCACGGGCACGACTTCTTTGATGCCCAACCGCCCAGCCACCTTTGCCGCGATTTGCCGCAGATGATTGCTGCCGGAGAAAATTCCGCCGAGCGCGGGGCGCAACGCGGCGATGGCAATTTGAGGATCGCGCGGCTTGATCGGCCGCCAGCCGTTCAGCACGCGATCGTGCCCCGATGGCTTGGCCCAATCGGCGAGCATCTCGAGCGCTTCGATCCGCATCGCCTCGGGTGCGTCGGAGCGAGCGGCAAAACGGGCGACGGCCGCCGCATTCTCGGCCGTGCCGAGCCGGAAGTTGGCATTCAGCACGCGGCGCAATAGCGCATCGCGCCCGTCGAAATCTTTGGAAATGGCGTCGCGTGTTGCATCGCTGGTGAGCGACGCTTGGCCGATCAGTTTTGCTAGCTCAGGCAGTTCCGACTCGAGCGGCAGATCGTGGATTGCCCGGGCCGCTTCGAGCACGAGCCGCGGGTCGGCGTCGTGCAAGAATCGCGCGATCGCGGGGTTTTCCATCCGCCGCAGCGCGAGCAGCACGCCCATCCGCACCGCCGCGGAGCTATCGTCGGCCGCGGTCAGCAGCGGGCTGATATTGCCATTGCTCGAGCCGACCAGGGCCATGACGGCCGAATGCCGCACGACCGGGTCCTTGTCGTCGTTGTCTCGCAGCAACTCGATGACCGGGCCGATGGCTTGCGGTCGCCCGAGCTTGCCGATCGCAATGGCGGCCAAATGGCGGACGCGCAAGCTGCTGTCTTTCAACAGCGGCAACAGAGGATCGAACGCGTCGGCATAGCGATCATCGCCGAGCACCTTGGCAATCTGGGCGCGAATTTCGGGATCGCGATCGGTTGTGAGGCTGACGATCGGGGCAAGCGATTCTTTCGCGTGTTGCCGCCCGATCTGGCCGAGGGCCCAAATCGCGTGGATGCGGGCGAGTAGATGTTGCTTGGTGCCCACGCCCTGCGCCGGATTGTCTTGGATAGCATCGGCGATCGCGACAAGCCGCGGAACAATCTCGCCGGCTTTGCCATCAAGCGCGCGAGCGGCCAGTTCGAATTGCGCTTCCTGGCGGATGCGCATATCGGCATGCGAGAGCAGATTGACCAACTCGGCGACCGGCCGGGCGGTCATCCCCTCGGCAATGAGCCGTTTCACTTCGAGCACGGCGGGGTCGTTTTGGTGCGCCGGGTCGTAAACTTTATAGATCCGCCCCTTGCCGCAGCCGTCCCAACCGTTGACCCAATCGGTGACGCAGAGCGAGCCGTCTGGGGCCCAATCGACGTCGGTGCAGAGGATGTGCCACAAGAATTCCTGGCTATCGACCATTTCGAACGACGCCCCCTTCGGCTTCAGCGCCACTGAGCGCACGCCGCTGGCGCCGGGGCCGCCGCGGAAATCGCACAGGAAAAAGTGCCCCTGCCATTTGTCCGACCAGCCGGTGCCAGGATAGTAGACCAGGCCCGAAGGGCCATCGGCCAACCAGCCCACGGGCGGCACGATGTAGGCCGCCTGCCCGGCGAACTGCGGATACCAAATCTTTTCGCGATTGAACGGCCCGCGGTCGTTCAGATATTGATAGGGCATTCGCCAACCGATGTCGCTTCCTTCGACGAGATACTCCCAGCGAGAACGATCGCCCGAATCGGAGTTGTTGTCGCACGAGAACAAATTGCCGTATTCGTCGAATGCCAGCTTTTCCGGATTGCGCACGCCGCTGCAAAACACTTCGACATCCGAGCCATCGGGGTTGCAGCGAAACACCGCGCCGGTTTCGGAGATGGCGAGGGTGCGGTCGCCCGATTTGACGTGAAACGCCCGATCGCCGAGCGAGTAGTAGAGCTTGCCGTCGGGGCCGAACTTCAGCCCGTGCAAATCATGGCCCAGGAACGACACGCGAATGCCGTAGCCGTAGCTCAGCGATTTGCGAACGTCGGCGTGCCCGGTTCCTTTCGTGTCGCGCAGCAGCCACAGATCGGGAATGCAGGTGTAGTAGACATCACCGTGCCGAGCGAGTATCCCGGCGCCGATCCCTTGCAGAACGCCGTTAAACCCATCGGCAAACACGCTCACATGGTCGGCCTTGCCGCTGCCGGAGCGATCTTCCAACAGGCGGATGCGATCTTCGTGCTTCGTGTAATCCGCGATCCGTTTTCCGAGATGCTTTTTCATCAGGGCCAAGCGATCTTCGACCGTTTTCGAGGCCATGTCGTCGTCGAGCCAATCCATGTGGCCGCGGTCGTCATCGACGCCGTGATGGATGCGATACGTTTCGCCGACATAGATTCGGCCATGCTCATCGACCGAAATGCAAACCGGGTTGGCGACCATCGGTTCGGCCGCCCAGAGCTTGACCTTTAAGCCTTCGGCAATCTTGAAGCTCGCGATCTGCCGTTCCCCCTCATCGGACGCCTTGGCGATCGAGGGCGCTTCGGCGGGCGGCGGGGAAGAAAAGTCGCCGGTCGCGGGCGATTCCGGCTCCGCGGCCGGCGCATGATTCCATCCTTGCACGACGAGGAAAAATCCGACAAAGAGCGACGACAGCGCGAGCGAATGCCGCATGGAAGAAAATCTCCGAGTCAGAAAACGAAGTTAGGCGGGATGAAAACCGCGAGGCGGGATCGAAGCCCAAATGCGCTTCGGGCGGGAGGATCGGACAATTATCTTACCCTACTTGCGGCGAAATCGGTTGGCAAGCCGCGGACGCGCGAAACCGCAAGCGAGCGTCAGACCCCTCACCCCCCGGCCCCTCTCCCACGAAGGGGAGAGGGGAGAAAGGGCTGACCGCATCATTCCGTCGCTTAATGCCGAGGTTTCATCTCGCCGCCTGGCGCCGAGGCGCGCTTGCGGTTTCGCGCGTCAAACCTAGTCCCTAGTCCCTCGTCCCTAGTCCCTCGTCCCTCACCCCTCGCCCCTCGCCCCTAAAAACTAATCGGCACCCTTCGCCCTTCGCGGTGGCTGGTGCGGGCGGCGAGCACGATCGAGAGGGCCCGATAGGCGTCTTCGAGGCCCGATGGATTGCGCACCAGGCTGGTTACAGAGCGGTAGAATTGCGACAAAAGCTGCTCCCCGACTGGCCGTTCGCTGTCGAGCGATTCCTGGTGCCGGCCCGCCCGGTCGAACCAGATCAGCGTCGACGGCAGATCGATGAAGGCGATGCCGTTTTGGCAGGCCACTTGCAGCGCCGGCGGCGGCCGAAACGACACGGCTTCCTCCCATTGCACGGGCATGTAGGTGCCGCAACTGATTTGGGCGGCCACGTCGGCTCCCGGCGCCCTCGGACCGGAGAAATCGAGGCTCATCATGTTGTAGTCTTCGGCGTTGCTATCCGGCGAAGCATTGTGGGCCAAGCCGAATACGGATGTGGGATCGCGACCGACGACGTATCGGCACCAATCCACTAATTCAACCAAATCGCGGATTTCCGCCGCCTTGGTTTTCGACCAGACTCGCGGCGGTGGGCCCTCCTTGATCGGCACGCGGCGGTGGCAGAATAGCAACCGCGGCTGGCCCAACCGGGTCGCAATTAGTTCTTTGAGCCGTAGCGTGGCGGCCGCGTGGCGGCGTGGGAATTCAGCCATGAATGCGATGCCCGACTCTTGCACGCGCGTTTTCAGCGTGAGCGCTTCGTCCGGATCGAGATTCGGCGTGACAGCACAATAGAACGCTTTACCTGCATCGCAGGCCGCCAGAATCGGCAGCGAACCATACCAGGGTTCCGAAAGCATCAGCAGGGCATCGATGTCTTCGCGAGCCGCAAGCGCGCGAAAGCCGTCGACCGGCGTAGCACTAAATTCCTGTGCCGCTTGCTCGGCGCGGCGCGCCACTTGGTCGCAAATCGCCCGAACTTCGAATCGGTCGGCCAATGAGCGCAGCGCGGGCCGATGCCGGGTCTCCCATGCCTCACCCAATCCGATCAGGCCGACCCGAAGCTTCATTTCGCGTGCATTAATCCAAGGGCAATGGCGCAGCAAGGCGGCGAATCACTGCAAAAAGCCGTCTGCTGGCGAAGAAAATTATATCGGCTTTTGGGTGCCGCGCCCAATCGGAAGCGGCGATGGGGGCGAAGTTTTCGCGACGGGCCGGCCGACGCGCGAAACCGCAAGTGAGCCCCACAGTCAAACTCGCAAACCGACGCTCGATTGCGATCAATCACGATCGACACATCGAAGAAATCGCTAGCGTCAAGGATTATCTTTTCGGAAAATTTTACCCATTTCCCCCCTTGTGATTAGGAATCGCCCATGTAGACTCACGCATTCTCAAAGACACGTGAGCGTTTGGTAATTTGGAGAATTCGCAACGAACGGAGTCTTCTCGCACAGGATGGCGGGCCATTGCAGCCAAGCTCTTCTGCGCAGGTTCCCAGGCCGGATTCTTCTGCCTCTCATGTGTCGACGGCATTTTAGGATTCCGCAGAGCAAGGATTTCTGCGAGCAACCTTGAGGGATTATCAATCTTGATGGAGGATCATCGATGTCGACTCTTGCATTGGCCTTGGCGTTAACCCTTTCGGCACTAACCACGGGCGAGCAGACCTACGAACAGGCCTACAACACCGCGGTGAACGACAGCAGCCGGCCGCTGGTCGTGCTGGTGGGCGCGGATTGGTGCCCGGCTTGCCAAGCGATGAAGACGAGCGTATTGCCCCAAGTGAAACAACTGGGCGGCTTGAATAACGTTTCTTTTGCCATGGTCAACGTCGATCGCGACAGCACGATCGCCAAAAGCCTGATGGAAGGGGGCTCGATCCCGCAGTTGGTCATGTTCGTCAAGACCGACAAAGGTTGGTCGCGACGCCAACTGACCGGGAACCAGAGCGTGTCGGCGGTGCAAGGATTTGTAGCCCAAGGCGTTAGCAGCGCCCATGCGGCCATTGCCACCACCGTTTCCGACAAACACTAACGCTGCCTTCTGAATGCCCGTTTGACCGTCTGCTGCCAGCGGCGCACGGTCAGACGGGATTTTATCGCCTGCATCGCCGGATGCCCGGCCATCTCCACCGCGAAGAATTCCCGGGTTCGCCGATAGCCTTCCTGCACCTCGACCGGATGAGCGCAAGTGATGCTCGTGCGGCCCGCTTCAAAGTGCGTGAGAAACTTGGGCACGTAGGCAATTCGGGATGAGGCGGCCGCGGCTTCCAACAGGAACAGCAGATCCGGGCCCGCGCCGAATCGTTCCGCGATCGCGTT
This window encodes:
- a CDS encoding PVC-type heme-binding CxxCH protein; amino-acid sequence: MRHSLALSSLFVGFFLVVQGWNHAPAAEPESPATGDFSSPPPAEAPSIAKASDEGERQIASFKIAEGLKVKLWAAEPMVANPVCISVDEHGRIYVGETYRIHHGVDDDRGHMDWLDDDMASKTVEDRLALMKKHLGKRIADYTKHEDRIRLLEDRSGSGKADHVSVFADGFNGVLQGIGAGILARHGDVYYTCIPDLWLLRDTKGTGHADVRKSLSYGYGIRVSFLGHDLHGLKFGPDGKLYYSLGDRAFHVKSGDRTLAISETGAVFRCNPDGSDVEVFCSGVRNPEKLAFDEYGNLFSCDNNSDSGDRSRWEYLVEGSDIGWRMPYQYLNDRGPFNREKIWYPQFAGQAAYIVPPVGWLADGPSGLVYYPGTGWSDKWQGHFFLCDFRGGPGASGVRSVALKPKGASFEMVDSQEFLWHILCTDVDWAPDGSLCVTDWVNGWDGCGKGRIYKVYDPAHQNDPAVLEVKRLIAEGMTARPVAELVNLLSHADMRIRQEAQFELAARALDGKAGEIVPRLVAIADAIQDNPAQGVGTKQHLLARIHAIWALGQIGRQHAKESLAPIVSLTTDRDPEIRAQIAKVLGDDRYADAFDPLLPLLKDSSLRVRHLAAIAIGKLGRPQAIGPVIELLRDNDDKDPVVRHSAVMALVGSSNGNISPLLTAADDSSAAVRMGVLLALRRMENPAIARFLHDADPRLVLEAARAIHDLPLESELPELAKLIGQASLTSDATRDAISKDFDGRDALLRRVLNANFRLGTAENAAAVARFAARSDAPEAMRIEALEMLADWAKPSGHDRVLNGWRPIKPRDPQIAIAALRPALGGIFSGSNHLRQIAAKVAGRLGIKEVVPVLVAMATDTSRPAAVRVQAMSAIEQLRDARVNAVVAAGLKDSEPAVRNEARRILAILHPAEAIGPLEAALADGTTAEQQAALATLATIKSPQGDTILAASFDKMLAGRTPHELQLDILEAAAHRDSPALREKLARFETLRPKKESIDPYRESLYGGDAERGRTIFFDRTEVGCVRCHTVAGTGGKVGPDLSKIGGEKPREYLLESVVDPNKVIAKGFETVVLALDDGRQVAGILKSEDSKQLTLMTPDGKLVTVEKSKIDQRTSGKSAMPQDIAKPLSKSDLRDIVEFMSSLKK
- a CDS encoding Gfo/Idh/MocA family oxidoreductase, whose amino-acid sequence is MKLRVGLIGLGEAWETRHRPALRSLADRFEVRAICDQVARRAEQAAQEFSATPVDGFRALAAREDIDALLMLSEPWYGSLPILAACDAGKAFYCAVTPNLDPDEALTLKTRVQESGIAFMAEFPRRHAAATLRLKELIATRLGQPRLLFCHRRVPIKEGPPPRVWSKTKAAEIRDLVELVDWCRYVVGRDPTSVFGLAHNASPDSNAEDYNMMSLDFSGPRAPGADVAAQISCGTYMPVQWEEAVSFRPPPALQVACQNGIAFIDLPSTLIWFDRAGRHQESLDSERPVGEQLLSQFYRSVTSLVRNPSGLEDAYRALSIVLAARTSHREGRRVPISF
- a CDS encoding thioredoxin family protein — translated: MSTLALALALTLSALTTGEQTYEQAYNTAVNDSSRPLVVLVGADWCPACQAMKTSVLPQVKQLGGLNNVSFAMVNVDRDSTIAKSLMEGGSIPQLVMFVKTDKGWSRRQLTGNQSVSAVQGFVAQGVSSAHAAIATTVSDKH